From Sphingorhabdus sp. SMR4y:
CGGCTACGGCCAAGGCGCTCGCGGCTGACGGCTTTCACGTTTTTGTAACGGATATTCTCACAGAAGAGGGCAACGCCTGCGTCGAGGAAATCAAGGCCACCGGTGGCGAGGCGCAATTTGTTCCACTCGATGTCACCGACAGCGCTGCCTGCGACAAGCTGGTGCAAAGAATCGAGTCGGAATTCGGTCATATATCCGCATTGGTGGCCAATGCCGGCATTGCGCCACGCGCGGCCTATCCAATCCTCAGCGATGACAAATGGGACGCCGTGCAGGATGTGAATCTCAAGGGACAGTTCCGTCTGCTGCGTGCGGTGGCTCCCGCCATGGAAGCAGCCGGAGACGGGGCGATTGTTTGTATCGCTTCGATTGCTGGCGTGACCGTTGGATGGGATGATCACTGGCATTATTGCGCGGCCAAGGGCGGGATATCCGGAATGGTTCGCGGTGCTGCGGTGGCACTCGCAAAATCCGGGGTGCGGGTGAACGGCATTGCGCCGGGTTTCGTCCGGACAGCGCAAATTCTTTCAGCTGAAAATTCACTGGGAGCGGAGGGGCTTGCCGAAGCCGAAAAGACCGTGCCGCTTAGCGGGCGTTCGGGCGAGCCGGAAGAAATAGCAAATGTTGCGGCGTTTCTGGTTTCCGAAAAAGCGAGTTACATCACGGGCCAGACACTGGTTGTGGATGGCGGTCTGACCGTTTCGATGTAATGCCTGTCGATGCGGTATCCGGCATTGAACATTGGGCGGCCAAAGGCTGGGCCCGCTTGTGTCCAGAACTGCGGAAAAGTCTCTATATCCGGGATGTCTGCGCGGGCGAAGTGCGCTGCGCTTGCCCGTCGGTCAATATGTCCCGATAGACGCCGATCGTGCGGTCCGCAATTTCTTCCCATTGCGGAAACCGGTCGGCGTTCACGCGAAATCCGCCGGGATTGGCATGGGCACGGTGGAGAGCACTGACCAGGCTGCGGGTATTGCCGGGACTGAAATAATGTTTGGCGTTGAGCCTGAGGTCGCGGTTTTCCGGCAGATCGCTCAACAGCAGCGGACAGCCGAGGCTGATCGCCTCGAGCAAGGTATTGGAATGGCCTTCCCGAATCGACGGGTTAACGAAGAAGCGCGCACCGCGGTAGAGCGGTGCCAGTTCTGACCGCGGCAGGCTGCCGAGCAACAGGATCCTGTCATCGCGCAGATCCTCTATCTGTTTGCGGTCGCTTTTCTTGCCCCAGTCCCCGACGATTACCAGCTGCATTTGCGGATGGTTCTTGGCGAAGATGCGAAAGGCGGCAATCAGGCTGTGGATATTCTTTTTCCGCGATATCTGGCCAACGAACAATATGTAATCCCCGCTGACCGGCGCGGGCAGGCCTTCGGGATAATGTTCGGGCCGGTCGAGGGCGTTGCCGATCACCTGGACATTTTTTCGTTTGCCGGCGCCGTGGAGTTTTGTGGCCAATGCCGGGGTGACGGCGATGATGACATCGGCCCAGCGAAGCTGATAGCGCAGCCAGCCCATAGTCCATTTCGCTAGAACAGCTGAAGGGTTTGCGTGGCAATTGGCACCGTAGCAGACGACAATCTTGCAGCCGATCAATTTGTAGGCCCAGAGCAGAACGGCGGCTTTCAGTCCGGTGAAATGGACAATATCCGGTCGGGTCCGGATCGCTCTGCACAGCGTAGCAATCGAATAGAGGAGCCGGTCCAATGCGGGGATCGCGGGCGACGGAGCGCGCCACAGGGATACGCCCTGGTAATTGTCGCTTCGGATATGCGGCTTTGTCCCGGCAATACATATCTTCCAGCCCCGGCTGGCAAGCAGAGGGAATAGCCGTTCTGCATTTTTCTCTGCGCCGCCCTCAACATCCGGGATGCCGCGAGCGCCGACGACCAATATAGATTTCACTATCTGTGTTCCCTGCTGGAGCCAGAATGATAGGCCATATCGGCCAAAGCCGGTTAACAAATTCAAGCGGGAACGGGTTCATTGGCCGGTTAAGACAAATGGTCGCAACAAAAATCGCCGGATTTCCGCTTTTCCCCCCGGATATTTGCATGACAATCTCCCTGAACCGCTCCGGGGCACAGAAATTGAACCGGAACGCTGTTGTCCCAATATCGTTATTCAATCGAACCGGTGTCCGGAGACGTACAACCCGCTCCGGCCTTGCGAATTAAACCCGCGTTTCACGGTTTGGAAGAGGAACCCGTCCATCATGACTCTCTATCTATTATATTGCCCGCAAAGCCCGGAAGCCCCGCTCGATCTTCATGGCGATGGTTACAAGATCGATGACAATCTTTACGTCATCCGCAGCGAATTGACCCGCTCCCAGCTCTATCATCGTATCAAATGGCAGCTTGAGAATGGCAGCCCACTGCTTCTGGCACCGCTATCGGATGCGCCCAAGTTCAAGGGCATGAACCCCGGGGCCCTGAAATGGCTGCGCGAATATGGCTACTAGGCCGACGAGCCGGATTGCGCCCGGCCGAAAGCGCGAATCAATGGGCGGCTTTGGCGTCCTGCTCCAGTACATGGGCAACAACCTGATAGGTCCGCTCATTATCCACATCAATTGCATTGCGTCCTTCGTCCAGCACGACGGCCGTTATGCGAAGACCAATGCGCTTGGAAATCCGGCGCATAGCGGCATCCAGGCTGACCATGCCGGAACGCAGCAGCAGCAGGTTCAGCACCCCGAAGCTTTCGACTATCCGGCCCATTTTCTTGGCAAATTGTCCGCCGCCCCTGAAAATTTCAGCCGCCGCGAAAGCATGGGTTCCGGACAGGCCATAGAGATTGCAGTTGGAATAATGATTGTCCGAAAAAGTATAGAAACGGTTTTGCCCTTCCGGATGCGTGGATAACACGGCCGGTTTGGTGGTCAGGGCCACAGCAACGTCGGTATCGGACGATAGGGCATCGGCCATTTTCTGGATGGCGACAGCGGTGAGCAGCGCATTGTCCGCCGTGGTGATCATGGTGGGTGTGTTACCCATGTCCTCCATCGCAGCAATGACACTGTCGGTGATGCTCGGCTTTGACGGAATACAGCGTATCTGCTTTCCGTTATCGCCAAAGGTTTCAATGATCGGTGCCAGGGCGGAAAAGGCCTCCGGTTCGATTGATATGCCGATGTCCGCAACAGCCGGATGATGCACCAATGTTTCCAGAACGTGCGCGATCAGCGGTTTCCCGCCAATGGGGATAATACACTTGTGCGAGACATTGTGGGCGATGGCCAGCGGGTCGGTAATTCCGGGGCGCTGCGCGGCGAGCAGGATAACATTAACGGGCATCTCAACCACCATCACATCTTGTTTCTCACCAGCGGGCTACTGCCTTATGCGTTCGCCGATAGTCAATCGCATAATTGGCACGCAATTGCCCCAGACTGTTCCGCGACCGAGGACAAATATATCTTCGGCACCGCCGTTACAAAAGTTACATATCAGATTTATCCGATGGAAAACAACAGCCTGTTTCGAAGTCCCCGGAATTGCCGGCCGTGCTCAAACGGTCGGTCCGCGCAGGGCGAGCGAAACTCTGGTGAATGTCTGAATGGTGCGCGACGCAGTCTGTAGCGAACGGGTCTCACCGTGATTTTCCCTGTTATCAGGGAATTAACAGGGAAAATTGGTCGTTTTGGACCCAAAACAGGCCGATTTGGGCGATCTTGATTGTATATGGTGGGAAACTTATGAGACTTTACAGTAGCATAGCAATGCAAAAAGCCGTTTTCCTGTTAATCGACGGAACAGGGAAATAATTCCCCGTAACAGGGCCCCCAATCGCCAGCAACAGAGGGTTTAATCGTTAGAACAGGAATATTGGCGGTCGCCGGGTCCAGTTGAAATACCACCAACGGTCGCTGTTGGGAATAGCTCTTGATGAGAACATATGATCCTGATATGTTCTTCTTATGTACATAAACGAATCGCTCGCAGACGATTCTGCCGATCGCCGCCTTGAGGTAAACTATACCCGGATCGAAAAGCTGATCCCGGATCCGCGCAATGCGCGAACCCATTCAAAAAAGCAGGTCACTCAGATCGCAGAGTCCATCCGGGCATTCGGGTTCACCAATCCCATACTTGCTGATCCGATGGGCAATATTATTGCAGGGCATGGCCGGCTTCGGGCCGCCAGAGAACTGAACCTTGCCGAGGTTCCGGTGATCGTGCTTGCGGGCCTCAGCGAACCCCAGAAGAAGGCATTGCGCCTTGCGGATAACAAGATAGCGCTCAATGCAGGCTGGGACATGGAAATACTCAAGCTGGAGCTGACCGATCTTTCGCTGCCAGAAGTAGACATTGATCTGGGCCTGACGGGCTTCAGTCCTGGCGAGATCGACGTAGCACTTGCTGATAGTGAGGACCCGGACGATGAAGTGATCCCTGCCGTCCCTGAAAATCCGCGTGTGAATTCTGGTGACATATGGCAGCTCGGCGAGCACCGGGTCGCCTGCGGCGATGGGCGTGATGCTGGTTTCTTGCAGAATGTAGTTGGTGATGGCGCCTTGATCGACTGCGCTTTCCTTGATCCGCCTTACAACGTGAAGATCAACGGCCACGCCAATGCCAAGGGCCGTCACCGCGAGTTCGCGATGGCATCTGGTGAAATGAAGGAAGCCGAGTTCAGGATGTTCCTTGCTGAAACGTTGGGTGCTTGCGCTAAAGTATCACGCAGCGGAGCGGTTCATTTTATATGCATGGACTGGCGTCACATGGATGATGTGACCGCTTCGGTCGATGATATATACGGCGACCTGCTCAACATTTGTGTCTGGAACAAGAGCAATGCCGGGATGGGCTCTCTCTACAGGTCGAAGCACGAGATGGTTTTTGTCTACCGTGTCGGTGATGAACCGCACATCAACAATGTTGAACTTGGTAAGCATGGTCGCAACCGGACCAATGTGTGGGATTATCCCAGCGTCAACTCCATGCGCGGTTCCCGGCGTGAGGATCTGGCGCTACACCCCACGGTCAAGCCAGTGGCGATGGTGGCGGACGCTTACTGCGATGTCACAAGGCAGAACGAGCTTGTGCTGGATATTTTTCTCGGCTCGGGCACAAGTCTTGTTGCCGCCGAGCGAGTGGGGCGCGCCTTCCGGGGGCTCGATATTGATCCAGCCTATGTTGATCTTGCAATGCAGCGTTGGAGCGACCTTACGGGCAAGGAGCCGCAACTGGTGTTTCGCGATGGCGAGGAACTGGCGGCATGAGCAGTACGCGCTTTCAGCCTGGTCAATCCGGCAATCCGAAAGGGCGGCCTCGCAAGCATCGCCGGCCCAATGTGTCGGCGTTCGAGATCATTCTCGACAAAACTGTCCGTCGTCAGAACATTTGGCACTGAAGGCTGCGTAAATTAACGGAGCATTGGTTCCATCTGGTTGGTTGATATTAAGCGGCAAGCTTGCGGTGTAGCAAGCGCCGATGTTCGATGGTTTGTTTTTTGATCCTTTCTCGTTTTTTGATGATGGCGAGTGCTCTGCCGAAGTAGGCATCGGCAGGCGTAACGTTGCCCAGGCTTTCGTGATAGCGCTGGTGATTATAATGTTCGACGAACGCCTCGATCTGCGTTTCCAAGTCCCCTGGCAGGAAGTAGTTTTCCAGCAGGATGCGGTTCTTCAAAGTCTGGTGCCAGCGTTCGATCTTGCCCTGTGTTTGCGGATGGAAGGGGGCGCCGCGTACATGGCTCATCTTCTGTGCTTCGATATATTCTACCAGTTCACCCGCAATGTAACTCGGGCCATTGTCAGAGAGCAGCCGTGGCTTGTGCATAA
This genomic window contains:
- a CDS encoding site-specific DNA-methyltransferase; translated protein: MYINESLADDSADRRLEVNYTRIEKLIPDPRNARTHSKKQVTQIAESIRAFGFTNPILADPMGNIIAGHGRLRAARELNLAEVPVIVLAGLSEPQKKALRLADNKIALNAGWDMEILKLELTDLSLPEVDIDLGLTGFSPGEIDVALADSEDPDDEVIPAVPENPRVNSGDIWQLGEHRVACGDGRDAGFLQNVVGDGALIDCAFLDPPYNVKINGHANAKGRHREFAMASGEMKEAEFRMFLAETLGACAKVSRSGAVHFICMDWRHMDDVTASVDDIYGDLLNICVWNKSNAGMGSLYRSKHEMVFVYRVGDEPHINNVELGKHGRNRTNVWDYPSVNSMRGSRREDLALHPTVKPVAMVADAYCDVTRQNELVLDIFLGSGTSLVAAERVGRAFRGLDIDPAYVDLAMQRWSDLTGKEPQLVFRDGEELAA
- a CDS encoding DUF5681 domain-containing protein, translated to MSSTRFQPGQSGNPKGRPRKHRRPNVSAFEIILDKTVRRQNIWH
- a CDS encoding SDR family NAD(P)-dependent oxidoreductase, yielding MEQRRAAMVSGAGIGIGAATAKALAADGFHVFVTDILTEEGNACVEEIKATGGEAQFVPLDVTDSAACDKLVQRIESEFGHISALVANAGIAPRAAYPILSDDKWDAVQDVNLKGQFRLLRAVAPAMEAAGDGAIVCIASIAGVTVGWDDHWHYCAAKGGISGMVRGAAVALAKSGVRVNGIAPGFVRTAQILSAENSLGAEGLAEAEKTVPLSGRSGEPEEIANVAAFLVSEKASYITGQTLVVDGGLTVSM
- a CDS encoding glycosyltransferase family 4 protein translates to MKSILVVGARGIPDVEGGAEKNAERLFPLLASRGWKICIAGTKPHIRSDNYQGVSLWRAPSPAIPALDRLLYSIATLCRAIRTRPDIVHFTGLKAAVLLWAYKLIGCKIVVCYGANCHANPSAVLAKWTMGWLRYQLRWADVIIAVTPALATKLHGAGKRKNVQVIGNALDRPEHYPEGLPAPVSGDYILFVGQISRKKNIHSLIAAFRIFAKNHPQMQLVIVGDWGKKSDRKQIEDLRDDRILLLGSLPRSELAPLYRGARFFVNPSIREGHSNTLLEAISLGCPLLLSDLPENRDLRLNAKHYFSPGNTRSLVSALHRAHANPGGFRVNADRFPQWEEIADRTIGVYRDILTDGQAQRTSPAQTSRI
- a CDS encoding NTP transferase domain-containing protein, with protein sequence MPVNVILLAAQRPGITDPLAIAHNVSHKCIIPIGGKPLIAHVLETLVHHPAVADIGISIEPEAFSALAPIIETFGDNGKQIRCIPSKPSITDSVIAAMEDMGNTPTMITTADNALLTAVAIQKMADALSSDTDVAVALTTKPAVLSTHPEGQNRFYTFSDNHYSNCNLYGLSGTHAFAAAEIFRGGGQFAKKMGRIVESFGVLNLLLLRSGMVSLDAAMRRISKRIGLRITAVVLDEGRNAIDVDNERTYQVVAHVLEQDAKAAH